From Spirosoma aerolatum, one genomic window encodes:
- a CDS encoding aldo/keto reductase, which yields MNYRKLGKTGYSISEISLGTWQVGGKWGDPFSHDNADQILNAAVDAGVNFIDTADVYGDGESEKAVGRLVRSRSERIYVATKCGRRLQPHTTEAYQPKALRKFVEDSLQNMDLDTLDLIQLHCPPTDVFYRPEIFELFDRLKDEGKIQNLGVSVEKVEEALKAIEFPNVTTVQIIFNMFRQRPAELFFREASRRNIGIIVRVPLASGLLTGTYSTNTAFSPTDHRTFNREGAAFDKGETFSGVAYETGLAAVDELKTVFPGEANLAPDALRWILTFDAVSCIIPGASKPAHLTSNLQALDRPAPTPEQMAAVKRIYDEWIKNPVHYLW from the coding sequence ATGAACTATCGAAAATTAGGAAAAACCGGTTATAGCATTTCTGAAATCAGTCTGGGAACCTGGCAGGTAGGGGGCAAATGGGGTGATCCGTTTAGCCACGACAATGCCGACCAGATTTTGAATGCCGCCGTCGACGCTGGGGTCAATTTCATCGACACGGCCGATGTGTATGGCGATGGCGAAAGTGAGAAAGCCGTTGGTCGACTAGTCCGTTCACGGTCGGAGCGAATTTATGTAGCGACCAAATGTGGCCGACGACTCCAACCCCATACTACTGAAGCTTATCAGCCAAAGGCACTGCGGAAATTTGTTGAGGATAGCCTGCAAAATATGGACCTTGACACCCTCGACCTGATTCAGTTGCATTGTCCGCCAACCGACGTTTTCTACCGTCCCGAAATTTTTGAGTTGTTCGATCGACTCAAAGACGAGGGAAAGATTCAGAACCTGGGTGTGAGTGTGGAAAAGGTTGAAGAAGCCCTGAAAGCAATTGAGTTTCCGAACGTAACTACCGTCCAGATTATTTTCAATATGTTCCGCCAGCGTCCGGCCGAACTGTTTTTTCGGGAAGCCAGCCGACGGAATATAGGCATCATTGTTCGGGTACCACTTGCCAGTGGGCTATTGACGGGCACCTACAGCACCAATACCGCTTTCTCGCCTACCGATCACCGTACATTTAACCGGGAAGGGGCCGCATTCGACAAAGGGGAAACGTTCTCTGGAGTAGCCTATGAAACGGGTTTAGCCGCCGTCGATGAACTAAAGACTGTTTTTCCGGGTGAAGCCAACCTAGCTCCTGATGCGCTACGTTGGATTTTAACCTTCGATGCGGTAAGCTGCATTATTCCAGGAGCTTCTAAACCAGCCCATCTAACGTCCAATTTACAGGCGCTGGATCGCCCAGCTCCAACACCTGAACAGATGGCGGCTGTAAAACGGATTTACGATGAATGGATCAAAAATCCAGTCCATTATCTGTGGTAA
- a CDS encoding outer membrane beta-barrel protein, whose amino-acid sequence MKAFFITLTLLVVGLSSAMAQTERGGRLMGVNVGNITIPTSGGSGTIISLQPTYGWFVGDGLALGAGIPFLNISSNGTRATQIGIAPFLRYYMGSSQIKPFLGASVGVINSSASINGGTSDSSTDAIYSFTGGVAFFINRSVSFDLGLTYTGGAGGALNTLLVGAPNALTPNVPKALNISLGFQVYFGK is encoded by the coding sequence ATGAAAGCTTTTTTTATCACACTTACACTGCTGGTTGTTGGCTTATCGAGTGCAATGGCCCAAACCGAACGCGGTGGCCGACTGATGGGCGTTAATGTAGGAAATATTACCATTCCAACATCGGGCGGATCGGGTACGATTATCAGTCTTCAGCCAACCTATGGCTGGTTTGTAGGAGATGGATTGGCGTTAGGAGCTGGTATCCCATTTCTGAACATCAGTTCAAACGGCACACGGGCCACTCAGATCGGGATAGCCCCATTTTTGCGGTATTACATGGGCTCCTCCCAGATTAAACCCTTTTTGGGCGCATCGGTTGGAGTCATTAACTCATCGGCGTCAATAAATGGAGGGACCTCCGATTCAAGTACGGATGCAATCTATAGTTTTACGGGTGGCGTTGCCTTTTTCATCAATCGGTCAGTCAGCTTCGATCTGGGGCTAACGTATACCGGGGGAGCAGGGGGAGCCTTAAATACACTGCTGGTGGGTGCGCCTAACGCCTTGACACCCAACGTTCCAAAAGCCTTAAATATTAGTCTGGGCTTTCAGGTTTATTTCGGGAAATAG
- a CDS encoding sterol desaturase family protein, producing MFDSLFGAPPIALDQLWRLDEGAPNLILWAVPIMVVLTAAEMIISYIQEKPYYEKWETIGSILVGLGSVAIGVVIKLALLYGVVWLYNQLPWRMTLQWWTLIPCYIIFDFFSYWAHRVSHGQRFWWATHVVHHSGEHYNLSVSFRLSWIQYLKIIFLLPVALLGFHPIIFFLTNQLAVLFQFWVHTEYIRRLPAWVEYIFATPSNHRVHHGSQEKYIDKNFGATFIIWDRLLGTYQPEEEPPIYGITTNIGQKANPLHINFHEVLDIIRDVKSARGFRRKWFFIFGSPVDVDQYKKQVAQKQNP from the coding sequence ATGTTTGATTCTTTATTTGGTGCCCCTCCCATTGCTTTAGACCAACTCTGGCGGCTGGATGAGGGAGCGCCTAATCTAATTTTATGGGCGGTTCCCATTATGGTTGTGCTAACAGCTGCCGAAATGATCATTTCGTATATTCAGGAGAAGCCTTATTACGAAAAATGGGAAACGATCGGGTCAATCTTAGTCGGACTAGGATCGGTAGCTATCGGTGTAGTAATTAAGCTTGCTCTGCTATATGGTGTGGTGTGGCTGTATAATCAATTGCCCTGGCGGATGACACTGCAATGGTGGACGCTCATTCCCTGTTACATTATCTTTGACTTCTTTAGTTACTGGGCGCATCGGGTATCACATGGGCAGCGTTTCTGGTGGGCTACGCACGTCGTTCATCATTCGGGGGAACACTATAATCTGAGTGTTTCATTTCGGCTGAGCTGGATTCAGTATCTGAAAATTATCTTTCTTCTGCCCGTTGCACTGCTCGGTTTTCATCCGATTATTTTTTTTCTGACGAATCAACTAGCTGTCTTGTTTCAGTTCTGGGTGCATACCGAATACATCCGTCGGTTGCCGGCCTGGGTAGAATATATTTTTGCCACGCCATCGAATCACCGGGTGCATCATGGATCGCAGGAAAAATACATCGATAAAAACTTTGGGGCTACGTTCATTATCTGGGATCGTCTGTTGGGTACCTACCAGCCTGAGGAAGAGCCACCTATTTATGGTATTACGACCAATATTGGTCAGAAAGCCAATCCATTGCACATCAATTTTCATGAGGTGCTGGATATTATTCGCGATGTTAAATCGGCTAGAGGTTTTCGACGAAAGTGGTTTTTTATTTTCGGTAGCCCCGTCGATGTTGATCAATACAAAAAACAGGTGGCCCAAAAACAGAACCCCTGA
- a CDS encoding sll1863 family stress response protein — protein MKKTSQSIRQLLVISSIIVSIGSMQGCNTNSDQSRTEEAVEQTSDSLDASMQDGASQTEAKFLQERDEVVADLKAQRDKLDQEIDELQNKLENKSDKAQKTMKQQIDKLKTEREDLDRDIDKAQNATQEAWQDIKAGFKQAGRKIGNAFDRAEDQLDDATSKQ, from the coding sequence ATGAAAAAGACCTCACAATCTATTAGACAGCTGCTTGTGATTTCGTCAATCATCGTTTCCATTGGTTCTATGCAGGGATGTAACACCAATTCCGATCAATCCCGTACAGAAGAAGCGGTAGAGCAAACCAGTGATTCCCTTGATGCTTCTATGCAGGATGGAGCCAGTCAGACGGAGGCTAAGTTTCTTCAGGAACGCGATGAAGTTGTCGCTGATTTGAAAGCTCAACGCGACAAACTGGATCAGGAAATTGATGAGTTACAAAACAAACTGGAGAATAAAAGCGACAAGGCCCAAAAGACGATGAAACAGCAAATAGACAAATTGAAAACCGAACGGGAAGATCTTGACCGGGATATCGATAAAGCACAGAATGCCACTCAGGAAGCCTGGCAGGATATTAAGGCGGGCTTTAAGCAGGCAGGACGCAAAATTGGGAACGCGTTTGACAGAGCTGAAGACCAGCTCGATGACGCTACTAGCAAGCAATAA
- a CDS encoding PepSY-like domain-containing protein, with the protein MKTLLVFSFVAALAVGMSSCNKTSVDPTDTDASARTTATTSSSATGPHSVTVVNAASLPTAITTYITTNYAGATIKEALKDSSGNYAVAIVQNNMLKLLVFQADGTFVKEADARKRGHRDSTHHMPGDSLHHPKGDSLHHPKPMGPIATTVAVSSLPAAITTYINTNYAGATIEKAAQDAKSSDYIVAILTSDKKHALLLFGSDGTFKKVLLGKR; encoded by the coding sequence ATGAAAACATTGCTTGTATTCAGTTTTGTGGCTGCTTTGGCGGTGGGGATGAGTAGCTGCAACAAGACGTCTGTTGATCCCACCGATACGGACGCATCGGCCCGGACAACCGCAACGACCAGTTCGTCGGCAACGGGACCGCATAGCGTTACGGTGGTCAATGCAGCCAGCTTACCCACTGCCATTACGACCTACATTACGACAAATTATGCCGGAGCAACTATTAAAGAAGCACTAAAGGATTCGAGTGGCAATTATGCCGTAGCCATTGTACAAAATAATATGCTTAAACTGCTGGTATTCCAAGCAGATGGTACGTTCGTGAAAGAAGCTGACGCTCGCAAGCGGGGGCACCGTGACTCAACCCATCACATGCCTGGTGATTCACTGCACCATCCTAAAGGCGATTCGTTGCATCATCCAAAACCAATGGGGCCAATAGCGACTACAGTGGCAGTGTCGAGCCTACCAGCGGCTATTACAACCTACATCAATACTAACTATGCTGGAGCAACGATTGAAAAAGCTGCTCAGGATGCTAAATCCAGCGATTATATCGTAGCCATTCTGACATCAGACAAGAAACATGCATTGCTGTTGTTTGGCTCTGACGGAACGTTTAAGAAAGTCTTGCTAGGCAAACGATAG
- a CDS encoding circularly permuted type 2 ATP-grasp protein, whose protein sequence is MKKQNTRQSQSQTLNGMTQSQGQTSVNFSFSDYQTENFFDEMFTSETQVRAGYVPFQQRVEQLTREDFIGRQLAAERALMSMGITFNVYSQGEGTERIMPIDIIPRVIESAEWNRLEAGLIQRIKAINMFLDDVYNEQRILNDGVVPRDLIESSKSFLPGCLGVRPPKGIWCHITGTDLIRGDDGQFMVLEDNLRCPSGVSYMLENRELIKQTFPEVLTQTGVRPVSDYPTRLLQMLQYIADRPNPTVVVLTPGIYNSAYFEHSYLAQQMGVELVEARDLVVSGGYVKMRTTKGFQIVDVIYRRIDDTFLDPLAFNPESMIGVPGIFEVYKRGRVALANAPGTGVADDKVIYAYVPRIIQYYLGEEPIIPNVRTYICREEEDCQYVLDNIEQLVVKEANEAGGYGMLIGPKASPEDHELFRQKIKANPRNYIAQPTISLSRVPCLVGDHAEGRHVDLRPYILYGDNVNVIPGGLTRVALRKGSLVVNSSQGGGGKDTWVLY, encoded by the coding sequence ATGAAAAAACAAAATACCCGCCAATCGCAGTCCCAAACACTCAATGGAATGACGCAGTCGCAGGGGCAGACCAGCGTCAATTTCTCGTTTTCAGACTACCAGACCGAGAATTTTTTTGATGAGATGTTCACCAGCGAAACGCAGGTGCGAGCCGGGTATGTACCTTTTCAGCAACGCGTTGAGCAATTGACCCGCGAAGATTTTATAGGACGACAGCTTGCAGCCGAACGCGCTCTAATGAGTATGGGTATTACCTTCAACGTGTATTCGCAGGGCGAAGGTACAGAACGGATTATGCCCATCGACATTATTCCGCGCGTGATTGAATCAGCCGAATGGAATCGGCTCGAAGCCGGTCTGATTCAGCGCATTAAGGCCATCAATATGTTTCTGGACGACGTGTATAATGAACAGCGTATCCTGAACGATGGTGTTGTGCCGCGCGACCTTATCGAGTCCAGCAAGTCGTTTTTGCCGGGTTGTCTGGGTGTACGTCCCCCCAAAGGCATCTGGTGTCATATTACGGGTACCGACCTGATCCGGGGTGACGATGGGCAATTTATGGTGCTGGAAGATAACCTCCGCTGCCCATCCGGCGTATCATACATGCTTGAAAATCGGGAACTTATCAAGCAAACCTTCCCGGAAGTACTGACCCAGACGGGCGTTCGGCCCGTATCGGATTACCCGACCCGGCTGCTCCAGATGTTGCAGTACATTGCCGACCGGCCCAATCCAACCGTTGTTGTTCTGACCCCCGGCATTTATAACTCGGCCTACTTCGAGCACTCGTATCTGGCTCAGCAAATGGGCGTTGAGTTGGTCGAAGCCCGCGATCTGGTCGTATCGGGCGGCTATGTAAAAATGCGCACCACTAAAGGCTTCCAGATTGTCGACGTTATTTATCGACGGATCGATGATACCTTCCTCGATCCGCTGGCCTTCAATCCTGAATCGATGATTGGGGTGCCGGGTATTTTCGAGGTATATAAACGGGGCCGGGTCGCACTGGCCAATGCACCAGGAACAGGCGTAGCCGACGATAAGGTAATTTATGCCTATGTACCCCGGATTATCCAGTATTACCTGGGCGAAGAGCCGATTATTCCAAACGTCCGAACCTACATTTGCCGGGAGGAAGAAGACTGTCAGTATGTGCTGGACAATATCGAACAACTGGTTGTCAAAGAAGCCAATGAAGCAGGGGGCTACGGTATGCTGATAGGTCCCAAAGCCTCTCCTGAAGATCACGAGTTGTTTCGGCAGAAAATAAAGGCTAATCCCCGAAATTATATTGCCCAGCCAACCATTTCGCTTTCACGCGTGCCCTGCCTGGTGGGCGATCATGCCGAAGGCCGTCACGTCGACCTGCGCCCCTATATCCTGTACGGCGACAATGTCAACGTGATACCGGGCGGCCTGACGCGGGTTGCTTTACGAAAAGGTTCGCTGGTGGTTAACTCCTCGCAGGGCGGTGGGGGTAAAGATACATGGGTGTTGTATTAA
- a CDS encoding glycosyltransferase family 2 protein, whose translation MPDLSIIIVNYKTPQLILNCLASVYEFTNGVSFEVLIVDNQSNDNSQAIIQSAYPDVRWFQTGYNAGFSRANNKGIDEANGRYILLLNSDTLLIDNVLAHCIQVLDSRPDVAAVSAMQLMANRQFRPNLYTTFGQMRRAFYILPGGVASERFLYRLMPDPQFSDPDQVEWLSGAFLMTRKSVIERAGKLDESFFMYGEDVEWGYRLGQQGKLLLLHNEKFIHLEYGSSEDNQQHVVTHINRFKPQVQVSQLLWVRKQYGVGAYLVLILHYILMIPVVFIWKMAVNIRDRRTPWAEMSSQWAYTKNVGIFLRFFWKTLFNRPGFYKV comes from the coding sequence TTGCCTGATTTAAGCATCATCATTGTCAATTATAAAACGCCCCAACTCATTCTCAACTGTTTAGCCTCAGTATATGAGTTCACAAACGGGGTCAGTTTTGAAGTCCTTATTGTCGATAACCAGTCGAACGATAACAGTCAGGCAATCATCCAGTCGGCTTATCCTGATGTACGCTGGTTCCAGACAGGCTATAACGCAGGTTTTTCGCGGGCCAACAACAAGGGTATTGACGAAGCGAACGGCCGCTACATTCTGCTGCTTAACTCAGATACACTTCTGATCGACAACGTGCTGGCTCATTGCATTCAGGTACTTGACAGTCGCCCTGACGTAGCTGCGGTGAGCGCCATGCAGCTTATGGCGAACCGACAGTTTCGCCCAAATCTGTACACCACTTTCGGCCAGATGCGCCGGGCGTTTTACATCCTGCCGGGTGGAGTAGCATCTGAACGATTTCTCTACCGACTCATGCCCGATCCACAATTTAGCGATCCTGATCAGGTCGAATGGTTATCAGGCGCATTTCTGATGACGCGAAAGTCGGTGATTGAACGGGCTGGCAAATTAGATGAAAGCTTCTTTATGTACGGCGAAGATGTCGAATGGGGGTATCGGCTTGGCCAGCAGGGGAAGTTGCTTTTGCTGCACAATGAGAAGTTCATTCACCTCGAATATGGTAGTAGTGAAGACAATCAGCAGCATGTGGTCACACATATCAACCGATTCAAACCGCAGGTCCAGGTGTCGCAGTTGCTTTGGGTTCGTAAACAGTATGGCGTTGGGGCTTATCTGGTCCTTATTCTTCACTATATCCTGATGATTCCGGTTGTCTTTATCTGGAAAATGGCTGTCAATATCCGGGATCGTCGTACGCCCTGGGCCGAAATGAGTAGCCAGTGGGCGTATACGAAAAATGTCGGCATTTTTCTCCGTTTCTTCTGGAAAACGCTCTTTAACCGTCCGGGCTTTTATAAGGTCTAA
- a CDS encoding T9SS type B sorting domain-containing protein, with translation MRFVYSIGLWGLLLGAMLCPTISQATHVRAGEITTKRISQTSLTYLITFTAYFDEANGKPASDQADNYTICFGDGNTSDIKRWQRQLINGRTSSIDSYTIVHTYPGPGTYTIGITVPLRNRNTNNLPAPSDAIRFFVSTTILINAALLTNSTPVMLNPPLDSGRVGQKFCHNPAAFDADGDSLAYRLSVPQTSLTDNGCTGRAITGYQDPTRFSTSSESGGPPTFSINPITGELCWDAPGEAGQFNFAFIIEEWRNGVLIGEITRDMQIFIVDSPNKRPLLAPIPDLCAEAGTLIQQPVTATDPDGQKVIISGFGGVFNIGPDRQPLAPGELIQPAYAQLINGDIPLAQPATATFRWQTNCNQLRDAPYDVTFKVTDVPPNRTPTLTSFQTFRIQLVGPAVKNLTAKAVTGPNGRAVQLNWDPYTCSPSQAGNPTKLAVYRTEGCTPPPSNSCLTGVPAGYTKIAELPISATTFTDTSTLKRGVSYGYLMVALYPDINGGFNGGVSKASNLACMELPLLAPVITQVTVDSTDANRGQITVRWTRPLGLSPGDLPGPYQYRLQRATGLNGTAFTPIAAINTSLLASAPDTVYIDKGTSASALNTDANAYRYRLEFYYTLNGQLTRLDLTEPASSVRLTANPVNRQITLSWQASVPWSNDNKTHDVYRSRTGPNGPFNKIAEVPVTSPGSYSFTDDGTDRFVADGNTSRSLSADSSYCYRVMTRGQYTDIQLARLGVLLNYSQISCASPADTTKPCPPALSVEALDCGALSAEALCDQSSFTNKLSWQPTSSPSCDANLVGYRIYYGRYPTDSLTQLSAVSVPTTRFEHSSLTTVAGCYYVTAVSRRGLESAPSNKVCVDACPSFLLPNVFTPNGDGKNDVFQPLKCPRFVEQVVFVVYNRWGAKVYESVGPSLSWDGRSSDGVELPTGLYYYQATVRYALLDKNAPPQVLKGWVQILREGVSMK, from the coding sequence ATGCGATTCGTTTACAGTATTGGGCTTTGGGGGCTATTGCTGGGGGCCATGCTATGCCCCACGATCAGTCAGGCTACCCACGTGCGAGCGGGAGAGATTACCACTAAGCGCATTTCGCAAACGTCACTTACCTACCTGATTACTTTTACAGCTTATTTTGATGAAGCCAATGGTAAACCAGCTTCCGATCAGGCCGACAATTATACAATCTGTTTTGGCGATGGGAACACATCGGATATAAAACGATGGCAACGACAACTGATTAATGGGCGCACATCTTCCATTGACTCCTACACGATTGTTCATACCTATCCAGGTCCAGGCACGTATACTATTGGGATAACCGTACCCCTTCGGAACCGAAATACCAACAACCTGCCAGCCCCTTCAGACGCAATCCGTTTTTTTGTCTCGACGACGATTCTGATCAATGCCGCTCTGCTGACCAACTCCACACCCGTCATGCTCAATCCACCCCTGGATTCAGGACGAGTGGGCCAGAAGTTTTGCCATAACCCGGCCGCTTTCGATGCCGATGGGGATAGCCTCGCCTATCGACTTAGCGTGCCCCAAACTTCCTTGACCGATAATGGCTGTACAGGCAGGGCAATAACAGGTTACCAAGACCCAACCAGATTTAGTACATCAAGTGAAAGTGGAGGCCCACCCACCTTTTCGATCAATCCCATCACCGGGGAGCTGTGCTGGGACGCCCCTGGCGAAGCCGGCCAGTTCAACTTTGCCTTCATCATCGAAGAGTGGCGAAACGGCGTACTCATCGGCGAAATCACCCGAGATATGCAAATTTTTATCGTTGACTCGCCCAACAAGCGCCCCCTGCTGGCTCCCATCCCTGACCTGTGTGCAGAAGCCGGTACCCTCATCCAGCAACCTGTTACAGCCACCGATCCCGATGGACAAAAAGTTATTATATCGGGCTTTGGCGGTGTATTCAATATTGGCCCTGACCGACAACCGCTGGCGCCAGGCGAACTCATTCAACCTGCCTATGCCCAACTGATTAACGGAGACATTCCGCTGGCTCAACCAGCCACCGCCACCTTCCGCTGGCAGACCAACTGCAACCAACTCCGCGATGCCCCCTACGACGTCACCTTCAAGGTCACCGATGTGCCACCCAACAGAACCCCCACTCTCACCTCATTCCAGACTTTCCGAATCCAGCTCGTCGGACCAGCGGTCAAAAACCTCACCGCCAAAGCCGTCACCGGACCCAACGGCAGAGCCGTCCAGCTCAACTGGGATCCCTACACCTGCTCCCCATCCCAGGCCGGTAACCCCACCAAACTCGCCGTCTACCGCACCGAAGGGTGCACGCCACCACCCAGTAACTCCTGCCTGACAGGTGTGCCCGCAGGCTACACCAAGATCGCCGAACTGCCCATCTCAGCCACCACCTTCACCGATACATCCACCCTCAAACGGGGCGTCTCCTACGGCTACCTGATGGTCGCCCTCTACCCCGATATCAACGGCGGATTCAACGGGGGAGTCAGCAAAGCCTCCAACCTGGCCTGCATGGAACTCCCCCTGCTGGCACCGGTCATCACCCAGGTCACCGTCGACTCCACCGACGCCAACCGCGGACAGATCACCGTCCGATGGACCAGACCCCTGGGACTCTCGCCCGGTGACCTGCCAGGACCCTACCAGTACCGGCTCCAGCGAGCCACCGGCCTCAATGGCACCGCCTTCACCCCCATCGCAGCCATCAACACCAGCCTGCTGGCCTCAGCCCCCGATACGGTCTACATCGACAAGGGAACATCAGCCTCCGCCCTCAACACCGATGCCAACGCCTACCGCTACCGACTGGAGTTCTACTACACCCTCAACGGACAGCTCACCCGGCTCGATCTGACCGAACCGGCCTCCTCGGTGCGACTGACGGCCAACCCCGTCAACCGACAGATCACCCTGAGCTGGCAGGCCAGCGTCCCCTGGTCCAACGACAACAAGACCCACGATGTCTACCGATCCCGGACCGGACCCAACGGCCCCTTCAACAAGATCGCCGAGGTCCCCGTCACCAGCCCCGGCTCCTACTCCTTCACCGACGACGGCACCGACCGCTTTGTGGCCGATGGCAACACCAGCCGCAGCCTGTCGGCCGACAGCAGCTACTGCTACCGGGTGATGACCAGGGGCCAGTACACCGACATTCAGCTGGCCCGCCTGGGGGTGTTACTCAACTACAGCCAGATCAGTTGTGCCTCCCCCGCCGACACCACCAAGCCCTGCCCACCGGCCCTGAGCGTGGAGGCTCTGGACTGTGGGGCCCTGAGCGCAGAGGCCCTCTGTGACCAGAGCAGCTTCACCAACAAGCTCAGCTGGCAGCCCACCAGCAGTCCCAGTTGTGATGCCAACCTGGTGGGTTACCGGATCTACTACGGCCGCTACCCCACCGACTCGCTCACCCAGCTCAGCGCGGTGTCGGTGCCCACCACCCGGTTTGAGCACAGCAGCCTGACGACGGTGGCGGGGTGTTACTACGTGACGGCGGTGAGCCGGCGGGGACTGGAGAGTGCTCCTTCCAACAAGGTGTGTGTGGATGCGTGTCCCAGCTTTTTGCTGCCGAATGTGTTCACCCCCAATGGGGATGGCAAGAATGATGTGTTCCAGCCGCTGAAGTGCCCGAGGTTTGTGGAGCAGGTGGTGTTTGTGGTCTACAACCGGTGGGGAGCCAAGGTGTATGAGAGTGTGGGCCCCAGTCTGAGCTGGGACGGTCGCAGCAGTGATGGGGTGGAGCTGCCCACGGGTCTGTACTACTATCAGGCAACGGTGCGGTACGCTCTATTGGACAAGAATGCTCCCCCACAAGTGCTCAAGGGCTGGGTACAGATCCTTCGAGAAGGGGTGTCCATGAAATAG